The following DNA comes from Magnolia sinica isolate HGM2019 chromosome 18, MsV1, whole genome shotgun sequence.
GGGACCAGAGAGcataattggatccatccaatTTGATGTCAATCGGTGCTGCACCCACGTCTGTTGTCGGTGTCGAGACTGAGACTTTATTCAAAGCTTCAGTcaccttcatggtcaattccatcaGGGTAGAAGATGATGGAGACTCACCAAGGTTGGAATCAGTGTCGGCCATAGGAGAAGTAGGGTGTGAAGACTTCGGTTTAGGAGGCTACAGATATCAAAGAACAAGGGATCGACTGCTTTGATACCATTACAGCTTGTAGAGAatattttctgtaatttttcGTATATTATTGTACAAAGATGGAAGGCTACATATAGCAATCGAGAATGGCCTATATTAGGCTATGCGTATATTACACCTCTAATTAGGGGATTACAGCTAGGGATTACAGCCACCATTTACTCCTACAATCTCTCTAATATACAACTCATGCCCACAGTAATGGATCACCCTGTCTTAGGCATCCGGTAGATTGGGAAAAAACCAAAAGGTCTTCCATTGATAAGAATGGAAAACTAGCATCCTTTCCAACACCGTTGCACTTGTTGGATCCATCTTTAGTCAAAGCCAAATTTCTATAGGACTTGATCTCATGAAATTTCATTCTAACTGGTTATAGGCTTTTTCCATGTCTAGCTTAATAGGCTATCCACATTAGTGGATGGTTTATGAATGTATCTCAAGACCTTCCTCTTTAATAtcacgttcaatcaccacttgaTTTGTTCTGGAAGCTCTAGTTGTGTTGTTAgtggatggtgtatcaatgtatatcaagggactttaacataAAGGATCTCAATGGATCACTCCAGTTGTTCAATTATGGAATATTTGAATAACTGATCCACGTCACATGTTTATTTCGTTCTTTATCCTTGTATTTCATGAAACCTGAGATACACCAATAAAGAAGCTCCATGTGCTTGCATAGGAAGGAGTACACAATGACAATCAAATATTCCCATTGGATGATACAATAATGTTGTCCTTCTCACCAATTGGTTGCATCTTATGCGCACACGCAACTTTTTCATTAGGTCATGCATGTTAAGGATTACGGGTGATAAGtagtggattgcatactgacattGCTAATAGCAACTTTGCCATTGACCACACGTGCGTGCATGCCAAGCCAAGCCATGTCGTGCCGAGCCGTGGTCATGGACATGCATGCGCGCGTGTCATGCCGAGTTGGGTCTGGGCCGGTTCCAGGTCTGGGTCTGGGTCTATGTGTGGACTAAGAGAAAACTTGTGCCAATAGTTTTTGTTCCTCACTCCACGAGTATACTCGCACCTATTGGTTCTGCACAAATTTCAAACCAAGGATGTGTTTGTTCGGGTGGTTGCACCAATTGGGTTCAAACCCAATGAACCTAACCCATTTGAAATGGTGTTTTAAGTACCTAATCCTCGTCTATATATAGACCTACACCTTTTTctgaattaattaataaaaaactaATGATTTCTTTCTATGTttcttcaaaatttgtatttGGCTGAGTGTGGTGCTTTGCAACTCAGTTCACTACCGAGTCAACTCAATTCAATTAAGTTTTTCACACTGGTTTGAGACCATGTATAACGAGTGCACCGTTGGGACCAAGTCATATTCGTTGTATCCTGATGGCCAATTATCCAACATTCCTATTGCATTTGGGACGCGGTATGAGGATGACAGATTTGGTTTTAAGCCATGTGATTCAGTCACACCTCGattcaaacaaataaataatcgTTGCTTattctattttattatttaattttctattttttagaataTTATCTACTATTTTCAAccctttattttcaaaatttatactttattttctaatatttgtgttttgcctttgtTCATGTCTACGTGACCTCATGAGcaacttggatggcaaataaacataaaagTTAgacttaggaagatttcaacggtgcatgtcattatcaccatcacttcctgtggtgtggtccacttgatcctttgatctacctcactttttgtctctaacttaaaatgatatagaaaaatgaagggacggtgtggataaacccatacatcactgtgggcccttcAGAGCCCCAGTCTGTTCCAAGCTCGATCGGGAGAGGCGgggttagtacccaatccgcttccgattggAAGAAGGGTAACGAAAGCTGTCTAGCAGACTCGCGTGCATTCAACGCCACCGAAGTTTCTGGTCATATTCACTCTCGTAAAACCGAAGTTGTTTGTATTGTTTGCTAACGTTGCCATACCACGCATATTCCCTTCCCATAACCTCCTACAACTTGCTCAGGAAAATACAATGAAATccgtaaattattattattattattattattattattattattattattattattatatatagtgCACTCACCTCACACATAGGAGCTGCGCTCATCAATCGAGATCAACACTGCGTTCGTCAGGTCCTGAAAATGAGGCTGTTTGaagcttcaggtgggccacaagcatagtTTAAAAACACAAACTCGATGAGTCAAAAcccagttgagtcgactcaaaaaGATGGCTTTCTCGAAAACTCGtgtgagttttttattttattttatcagtATTACTATATGGGAAATGGGACtcgaggttgagctgtgtgggccccaccgtgatgtgcgtcaaacatcaacaccatgcatttgatgggtcccctttagtctatggaatatcccaaaaatcagccgtatacagaactcaggtgggtcataataTCTAAAAACATTTGAAGACaagcttaaaacatataaaaacacttgctgggaatcacctgagttttggatgctgctgaacttggtctgacccctcatccaagtgggaaacacacaatgggtggtctggatttgtgaacaacatcttggtgggcccgataaatgattatgaatgttttaatggaagggtaacacctgtcaactgttgtatgtggtgtggcccatccaagtatggattgacttgattcttaagcccgtggcccaccatggaatgatgcatctgagtgatagggtagatgtttgacacacatcatgatgggccccacacaactccaCCTCATATGAAGTTCCCAAGAAGTCGACCTCGTAGTACCATTTCCCTTACTAAAtatctaaaaatataaataattaacgTAAACAATGTTGAGCTGTGCccaggtttttgtttttttcccagaGTTTTGCAGAGCTCTTTCACATTATGTGGTGGTTTTCACAAGTTTTGACTGAGTCATGAACCGATCGAGTTTTCCCAAGTCTTGGTGAGTCCAGTTTttcgagtttttgaactatggtcacAAGCGTACACTATAGAACCAGTGATCAGTGTAGAAAAACTGACCAACGGCCCAAATTTGATGTAAcacatgtgggccacttgatgatcggatcagcctgattttcaggacGTGTCATGTACAGAGTGGGGGTTTCCAGATGAACAGCTCCGATGTCACACGTGTATGTCACGTTTCTGCATGTACCGTGACTGCACTTACAAAGTGCATGTGAGGGAAATGTACTTGGGAATCTTATTAGTAAACGGATGCACATCTCTATCACTAAAATAACTGAATTTGGTATCTGATTTTGATATTAGGCATATATGGTAAAAGTCTAATCATGAGCGTAACTGAAATATTAATAGGTGATCCACATGGACACCCACCAAATTGTGACCTGCCCAAATCTGTATTACCCGTTCATCTggcaatggtgggccccatcgtagTCAAACCACAAAGCAGTCACGATGCTGACAATCTGACCGTTGGTTCGGGTCGCACACATAAAATTGAAGTATAGAAGACTGTACACTACATGCAGATACAATACCTAGTTCAAACTACCTGGATATCATATGTCAACCATCCATTATAAGGGTGACACCCATTTGGTAATAGTTATGGTACTGagctattgtggggcccacgtagttCATGCATGACATCCAGCCCCATCCAACAAGTTTGCCCGCTGTGATCTGCACtctacatgaaaaaaaaaaaggataatccAGTCATGAGGCTGGCTGCACCATTGAAAACATACACAAACCCCAAAACCCTTCAAATTCAAGTTTTAGGGTCCACCTGGTGTGTATataacatccaaccatccaataggtggaccccaaaaatcaggcctatccaatcattaggtaggccataccactgaaatttggaggttctgggtaagtgtggcccatctgatcatcAGATTAGTCTGATTACTGATGCGTCTaactatcatggtggggcccacctattggacaGGTTGGACTCATACATTCACAGCATGATCCCCACAATAGCTAGGTACCATGTGAGCACACCCCAATTGAAATGATCATCTGGTCAGAATCCCATTAGTATCATTTACATCAACCCATCTACAACTGGACCCATCAAACGAACGGTTCAGATGACAGGTCTCAGGCCTCATACATGATGTAGATTACCTAAGATCGCAGTTTCAAATAACCTTGTGGAACACCCTACTCTTTCCTAGTAAGCTTCTTTTATGCCCATGTATGCAAACAAAACGACTTGAATCCTTCAAAATCTTATAGTAGTTTTCGTAGTAAGTTCCCAGGTATGCGTACGTTAGGCTTGGTAGCCACTCTGCTCACGTTAAATAGACCCATGGATGAACCTTCTTGCACAACAAGAAACAAAGTAGCTTTTTGAGAAAGGTAGTGTGGATAAATTCAAGAGAGAAAAGCGAAAATCGGATTTGTACTTTTCCTATCCCCTCCCATCTCTTCTTCTATATAACCGTTCGAATTCTCCAAGCATACACATCTCAATGTTTCGGTGTTTTGGTCACAGAACAATGTTTAATGCCATGTCTGTAAGTAGCATTAGGCATATGAATGTTTTGTACTACTTTGTAGCTGTTTAATGTTTATATGGCTTTTTATTATTAGGTTCTAATAAGACCATTGATTAAAGGGCCTGATTTTGGTCCATGCCTGTCTCCCTTCTCCCACCGTCGAGACACGGCATATGGGAATTCCAAAACATGTTTGAAATTGGTTTTTCTAGATACCCATTTTGAAATACATGTCCGCCGGATCGCCATTGAAAGACGGTGAGAGATGGGCCGACCAGCTCTTGGTGCAAGCAATCTTTTTCCTACTAGAAATATGGCCTGATATTCGTGTTGTGTCGCCCGTTATTTGATATTTCTAGAGACCCATTTTGAAATACATGTTGGATTCGATACTGGGGTGGACCATTCTTACTTAAAAGCCATTATTTTTATAAACTTGAGTAATAATCAAAGCCCATGACCTTGATTCTAAGTATTGACATTTATTTCTTGTTCTTGAGTAGATTGTTGAACTTGGAGTTCATATGGACTGTGAAGGATGTGAAAAAAGGATAAGAAAAGCCATCTCTAAGCTAGAAGGTAAGAGCTTCCCTTTCTTGATCATGTGACCTTGAATGTGGTTTGAAATGTGCTATTAAACATTTTTAATTTTAGCAGGAGTTGATACTGTGGACATTGATATTGAGAAACAAAAGGTGACGGTGACCGGCTATGTCGATCAACGGAAGGTTCTCAAGGCGGTGAGACGTACAGGTAGAAAGGCGGAGTTCTGGCCGTACCCTTACGACGGGGAATATCATCCGTACGCAATTCAGTACCTCGAGGACTCGACGTACACCTCTACGTATAATTACTACAGGCATGGATACAATTCAGTGGTGCAAGGATACTTCCCTGACCCGGCGTATTCTACTATTGTTGATGATCACACCGCAGCGCTTTTCAGTGACGAAAATGTTCATGCATGTGTCATCATGTGAAGGGATACACTCATTACCGATGGTCTCCAACCGTTAGTATAATACCCTAATGAAGTCATTAAAAATATAAGTAATTCTAtatgttgattttaaaaaaaaaaaaaaaaccgtaagTGAttgcttaaagggtggtgaagggTTGCTTCGACTTTCTTATGCCAATGGCAAATGAAGGAAGCCGAGGAGATTGCTTCTGGATTGTATTGATTATAGTAGAAATTTCTGTTGGAATTttcaaattaaattaaatttacaGTACATGAATATCAAGCCATATATGAAAGGTGGAAAGAATAGAAGAAAACTAAGAAAGTACTAGTCCTGATCTACTATGGAGCAAAGCTGGTGAAGATCATCTATAATGGGAttttggcccattgtgatattggaatggcatccaatctgtccatcatgtggggccccttgTGTTCTTCTCCTCGGCACATAAAACCCTCTAGAATCGAGTGGTgcacccacctgagttttgaaatgacctgatttttggagtgtcCAATCATTATGGTGGGGTAATCTTCTAATGAATTGAAGGGTATAGACAAGACATGGTGGCCCCATACACAATATGGAAGTGTTTTTTTTAATGGGTGGCATCTCCGTTTCAACTGttcccagtggtgtggcccacttgatttttggacacCACGGAGAGCACGAGGTGATATGCTCAGGATGACCATACTGCATGTTGTGCATACATCACGTGCCCCACACACTGTATTGAGCACATGTGCAGCATTTAAGGAACTTTGTAACATTTAAATGGAAAATGGCCGTATTACGAGGTCGACTtgtttgggcccactgtgatgtgtgtctaacatcaacactgtgcattttatgggtcccctatattttatgggatatcctaaaaatcagaaatatatatggaactcagacgggtcataccatctaaaaccatgtgaagacatgtctaaaatatataaaagtacttggtggggctcacctgagttttggatgtggctgaaacttagtctgaccccttatccaagtgggacacatacaatggaaggtctggatttgtgaaccacatctcagtgggtccaataaatgattatgaatattttaatgggagggtaccattctcaactgttgtatgtggtgtggcccacccaagtcatatgttgatttgatttttagcctgtgacccactatggaatggtgcatctgactgatggggtaaatgttcgacacacatcacagtggagcccacacaactcgacctcatgggaagttcccatgaggtcgaccccATACTACCATTTCCAGATAGATTTTTTACTGGGCTCAGTGTACAGAAACCTTTCCATTACCTAGCTGCATTTGGACTCATCTTTGTTCAATATCAAGCAAAAACCACAGCAATCCATGTCAGTAAACATCTTAGCTAGACGTATTGTCAGCAAATGATATCGTCCATCTATCTTTGCGTCCCACTGGCTTGAATAATCAGATTAGTACGAAATTCTCATGACTTACGTATAAAGAGTCAAATGAATCTAATTAAGGGTCCAGATCAGTAACGTGGATGCCAACGAATCCAAACTCAACTAAGTGCATGGAAATGTTTCCATACACTTAGCTCACTCGATCGTTTATCAATACGGTGCATATTGGCAGATATTTTGAAATGGACTCTCTTCTTGAGTAGATAAGAGCAAGAGCCTTCCCAAGCAGCTTTCAAGAATCTCATGCTTTTTTTTTCCCTAGTTGATGATAGGTACTCTCTGAAAGCTTGTGGGAATAAATATGATGGATGAATTATCTCCCACGTGCCCTCCATAGGCATGAATCTTATGGGAGGCAGGAAATGTTAATTTGACAAGACtcttttaaggcctgtttggtcGATTCCTGAAAATGAATTCACCTTGTTTTAGTTAGTCTTAGTTATCTATTAGAATTTCTTATCTTTAATAACAAAATATATCTtagtttagttaatcataattatgtattagagtttATTATTGTCGAATGTCTTCAATCTGACTGGAACAAAggtctatcgatgccatcaataGACCACTCGATTCCATCGATCGTCTATCGATCCCATCGACAAACCACTTGATCATATCgagaaaatcctttttttttctcctattctcgctggacagtttttggaaCATTCTTCCGACCACATCGACATACCTCAATGGATGCCGATCCTATCAAAGGTCCTATCAACAAAATTGTGTGATTTTATGGAAATGcgtattttgtttcctaattcggTGTAACACTATATAGGCGGATAAAAAGTGTGATGAACTTGATAACAGGACTACTACCTCAATCTACTTGTGTCTAGTGGGCAATATTGTCTATAATGTCCTAGATGAAAAAACTGTTGCAGGAGCATGGATGAAACTTGATGGTTCGTACATGAAGAAATTCCTAGACAATTGTTTGTATCTTAGGAAATAGTTCTACAATCTTAAGATGATGAAATGGTCTAATATCAATGAACAAACATTTAATGAATTACTTTACAAATTGCCAAATGCGGAGGTCAAGATCGAAGAGGAAGATCAAGCCCTAATCTTGATGAATTTTCTTCCACCATCTTACAAGAATCTCATAAATATTATATGCCATAATAGGAAGACTATAGATGTTGAAactgttatcttagcccttcatgtGAAACAGTTAAGAAAGAAGGATAGAAGCGATATTTCTTCTACGGATGCGTTGGTCGCTGGGGCTATTCTAATTGTAAAAAAGATAACTCATAATCTAGATCCAAATTGAAAGATAAAAGCAAAATGAAATGTCAGAACTATGGGATGATAAGACATATGAAGAATGATTGTCGGAATCCTAAAGCCTAGAAGGGAGATAAATCAAATAATATGCCGAAAGAGGCCAACACAGTGGAATCCAATGAGGAAGTTGATAGTGGTGATGTTCTAACCATATTCAAATCTGAATATCTCAGCGACGTGTAGATTTTCGATACGGGTGCCTAACACCACATGACTTTTCAGCGAGATTGGCTCACCAGTTACCACAAGCGTAATAGTGGACATTTGTTTATGAGCAATGAAATTGCGTATAAGGTTGTTGGTGTCAGATCAGTGTGCATCAAGATTTTTGATGACTTTTCAGCGAGATTGGCTCACCAATTACAACAAGCGCAATGGTGGACATGTGTTTATGAGCAATGAAATTGTATGTAAGGTTGTTGGTGTCGGATCAGTGTGCATCAAGATTTTTAATGGGGTAGAGCGTATCCTGACGGACGTAAGACGCATTCCTAACCTAAGGAAGAATTTGATATCTCTTGAAGCACTTGAGGCACTTGGGTATAAATTCACTAGTTTGAATCATATCCTAAAAGTTTTAAAGAGGGCATTCATAGTGATGAAAGCACAGTGGAACATTGGTATTGGAGTCCACTACATCAACACGTTTGTGGCATGTGCATATACACCAAATAAGCAAGCGTGATATGAAAATACTTTCTGATCATTGATTGATTCCTACATTTAAAATTGTTAATTTTAATATATGCAAGTATTGTATATATGTTAAACAATCATAATTATTTTGTTAGTCGAAAAAATATATTTGTAAAtgggtgcttgattatgtgcattcggaTGTATGGGAGTCGTTGCCCATTTTTTCTACTGGGGGttatcattttttgtcttattgaTAAATGGTTACTTTagaaaagtgtgggtttattttttaaaaaataaatttaaagtgTCCATTACATTCAAAGTGTGGAAGGCAATGGTTGAGAAGAAGACAATGCAGAAACTGTAAATCTTAATGATAGACAATTGTGGTGAATTCAATTCAAAAGAATTTAACCATTTTTACAAAGACGATGAGATTATGAGACACAATACAGTAAGGCACATACCAAAGTAGGGGGATTCATCTACCTTCCAATAAGCATTGGATGTCACTAATGCTAAGAAGTGAATAGTGGTCATGCATGACTAATGGATTCTTTATACAAGAATGAGATaagggagctggtggagcttctaatTAAGTGTAAAACGATCGAATGTAAGTAGATTTACAAGATGAAACATGATAGGCATAATGTTAGACTAGTGGCGAATGGGTATGCTCAGAAAGAAGACATTTACTTCAGTGAGATATTCGCACTGGTTGTCAAGTATCTATTAATTTTATGTTGGTACTAATTGCCCAATACAACATGGaattggaacaaatggatgtgaagattaTTTTCCTATGTggagagttggaagagcagatataCATGAAGCATCCAGAAGGGTTCGAAGTAAAAGGGATAAGGAATAAGATTTATAAgttgaagaggtcattgtacGGCATGAAACAGTCACCTAGGTAGTGgtacaaaaattttgatacttttATGGTGAGTCAGTGGTTTAGcatgagtgaatatgatcattatgtatgCTTTAAAACATTGAGTGATGGGAGTTCATCTTACTggattatatgttgatgacatgcttatcgccagCCATATCATGTTTGAtatcaatatattgaagactcaactatcaaggacattcgaaatgaaaaatCTAAAGGTTGCAAAGAAAATTCTCAGCATAGACATACACAAAGATATGGATAGGAGCAAATTACAGGTGTCTTAGGCTGAACACCTTCAGAATGTATTTATAAAGTTTGTGATGGACAAACCTAAACTAGTTAGCACACTCCATGCTGCTcacttacacccagatccatagctcaagtggtagactgagtgaaagatacctcgtttcaacactatggtcttggtatcgatttcctagtgggggtggctaacagtgaagtgcgaactgacagtgggtgtactaacaagctaacaaaaaaattttgttgctcactttaagctttcttcAGAGCAGTATCCTACTATAGATAAAAAAAAGTAGGCTATATCTCATGCGCCCTATTGGAGTGAAgttggcagtttgatgtatgtcattgTCTTTACAAGATCGAATAGTTCACAT
Coding sequences within:
- the LOC131232774 gene encoding heavy metal-associated isoprenylated plant protein 45-like, yielding MFRCFGHRTMFNAMSIVELGVHMDCEGCEKRIRKAISKLEGVDTVDIDIEKQKVTVTGYVDQRKVLKAVRRTGRKAEFWPYPYDGEYHPYAIQYLEDSTYTSTYNYYRHGYNSVVQGYFPDPAYSTIVDDHTAALFSDENVHACVIM